A single Inediibacterium massiliense DNA region contains:
- a CDS encoding PF20097 family protein: MKCPYCNTEMKEGILQSNRYLLWAKTKHKLSYHPKDEEILLDEKMIGDVTVEAYICKDCKKIILDYNI; encoded by the coding sequence ATGAAATGTCCATATTGTAATACAGAAATGAAAGAAGGAATTTTACAATCTAACCGTTATTTACTGTGGGCAAAAACAAAGCACAAATTATCCTACCATCCAAAAGATGAAGAGATTTTACTTGATGAGAAAATGATTGGCGATGTTACAGTAGAAGCATATATTTGCAAAGATTGTAAAAAGATAATTCTTGACTATAATATCTAA
- a CDS encoding helix-turn-helix domain-containing protein produces the protein MIKIFEYLMKYRILKALELLLKSKKSISIIAFDVGFNGISYFGKVFKKYMNCTPSEYRNRYSVK, from the coding sequence ATGATAAAAATTTTTGAATACTTAATGAAATATAGAATTTTAAAGGCATTAGAACTACTTTTAAAAAGTAAAAAATCTATTTCTATCATTGCTTTTGATGTAGGATTTAATGGAATAAGCTATTTTGGAAAAGTATTTAAAAAATATATGAATTGTACACCTTCTGAATATAGAAATAGATATAGTGTAAAATAA
- a CDS encoding DMT family transporter: MFRILEKKVSEYLMKLQPRVKGIILVIISTMLWGVSGTVAQYLFQKKGFSPEWLVVIRLLVSGIILLLYAFIKSKQDLWIIWRSKHTILSLILFSIIGMLGVQYAYFAAIKYGNAATATILQYLSPVLITCYLAIRTKKMPNLQEITAVVLAMLGTFFIITKGNIHTISISRLTLFWGISSAFAAAFYTLKSHSLLAKWNSTIIVGWGMLIGGIAFSFVHKPWNFTGQWSITSIFAVIFVVLFGTLIAFYCYLESLKYIQPTEASILSSVEPLSAAFLSVLWLHVPLGMSQWLGTACIIFTVVILSRAKNKESIVEF; this comes from the coding sequence TTGTTCAGAATACTTGAAAAGAAAGTGAGTGAATATTTAATGAAGTTACAACCAAGGGTAAAAGGAATAATACTTGTAATTATAAGCACCATGTTATGGGGAGTATCAGGTACTGTTGCACAATACTTGTTTCAGAAAAAAGGGTTTAGTCCAGAGTGGCTTGTTGTGATTCGTCTATTAGTATCAGGAATCATTTTGTTATTATATGCTTTTATAAAAAGTAAACAAGATCTATGGATAATCTGGAGATCTAAACATACTATATTGAGTCTCATTCTTTTTAGCATTATAGGGATGTTAGGTGTGCAATATGCCTATTTTGCTGCTATTAAATATGGAAATGCAGCTACAGCCACAATACTTCAATATTTGTCACCAGTGTTAATTACTTGCTATTTAGCTATTCGTACTAAAAAAATGCCGAATTTACAAGAAATTACAGCTGTTGTTTTAGCCATGTTAGGTACATTTTTTATCATTACAAAAGGTAATATACATACTATATCTATTTCTAGATTAACATTATTTTGGGGCATTAGCTCTGCTTTTGCAGCAGCTTTCTATACACTAAAGTCTCATTCTCTTCTTGCTAAATGGAATTCTACAATTATAGTTGGATGGGGAATGCTCATTGGTGGAATAGCTTTTAGTTTCGTTCATAAGCCCTGGAATTTTACAGGTCAATGGTCTATTACTTCAATATTTGCTGTTATATTTGTAGTATTATTTGGAACCCTTATTGCTTTTTATTGCTATTTAGAAAGTTTAAAATATATACAACCAACAGAAGCAAGCATATTATCCTCTGTTGAACCTTTATCTGCAGCTTTTTTATCGGTATTATGGTTACATGTTCCTTTAGGTATGTCTCAATGGTTAGGAACAGCATGCATTATATTTACAGTTGTAATTTTATCTCGTGCAAAAAATAAGGAAAGTATTGTTGAGTTTTAA
- a CDS encoding GNAT family N-acetyltransferase, with protein MNIKYNAPSAVEYISLRLKTGMGTKNLSKTEIALKNSLFIVSLWDKDRLIGFGRIVGDQGITYVVSDIMVDPDYQRQGLGKIIMKEIDSYLEQNTDQHPYVCLIANKPADTLYSKFGFEYVEPNSCGMKRKQN; from the coding sequence ATGAATATAAAATACAACGCCCCTTCAGCGGTGGAATATATTTCTTTGAGACTAAAAACAGGAATGGGAACAAAAAATTTATCAAAAACAGAAATTGCCTTGAAAAACTCATTATTTATTGTTTCTTTGTGGGACAAGGACAGGTTGATTGGATTTGGAAGAATTGTCGGTGACCAAGGTATAACTTATGTTGTGTCTGATATTATGGTAGATCCAGACTATCAGCGTCAAGGTCTAGGAAAAATTATTATGAAAGAAATTGATTCCTATTTAGAACAGAATACTGATCAGCACCCATATGTGTGTTTGATTGCTAATAAGCCTGCAGATACACTCTATTCTAAATTTGGATTTGAATATGTAGAACCAAACTCTTGTGGGATGAAAAGAAAACAAAATTAA
- a CDS encoding DUF1062 domain-containing protein: protein MQKVTWDIQYLSPPPAIKYCKKCSKKAEHLCSGLFRINAQRKHLDIWLIYKCSDCDSTWNMTIYSRINPKSIDPKILDGFHSNNEELAKRYAMDIELIRRNGAEVGPPKYKILGGNVNLNTPIELHIKSSYPSRLKISSLLREKMNLSQNAFEQMITHGFIRSTSGLDLKKCRLQADATLIIDKWAIASQDIFS from the coding sequence ATGCAAAAGGTAACTTGGGATATACAATATCTATCCCCACCACCTGCAATTAAGTATTGTAAGAAGTGTAGTAAAAAGGCAGAGCACCTTTGCTCTGGGTTGTTCAGGATAAATGCACAACGCAAGCACTTAGATATATGGTTAATCTATAAATGTTCAGATTGTGATTCTACTTGGAATATGACTATCTACTCTCGTATCAATCCCAAAAGTATTGACCCTAAAATATTAGATGGGTTCCATAGCAACAATGAAGAACTTGCTAAAAGATATGCTATGGATATAGAGTTAATACGCAGGAATGGAGCCGAAGTTGGACCTCCAAAGTATAAAATACTAGGGGGCAATGTTAATTTGAATACTCCTATAGAATTGCATATCAAAAGCTCATATCCATCTCGGCTTAAAATATCTTCTTTGCTGCGGGAAAAAATGAATTTATCTCAAAATGCTTTTGAACAGATGATAACTCATGGATTCATTCGAAGTACTAGTGGATTGGATTTAAAAAAATGCAGATTGCAAGCAGATGCTACATTGATTATTGATAAATGGGCGATTGCAAGTCAAGACATTTTTTCATAA